The proteins below are encoded in one region of Avibacterium volantium:
- the glnE gene encoding bifunctional [glutamate--ammonia ligase]-adenylyl-L-tyrosine phosphorylase/[glutamate--ammonia-ligase] adenylyltransferase — protein MAFSVPHLEDTLQALAASLIEHFPERYNEEIYTQLTAQQNDPTSPIGKLAQGIAMSDFVAETLKKQPHFLHQCWQQIPTLENTDYYRQALQDLLESVNDDAQLYRQLRLFRHREMAKLSLCQSLNLATVEAVFVHLSQLAEGIIIATRDWLYQRACAEMGTPMDAHGNPQQLYILGMGKLGGFELNFSSDIDLIFTYPANGETQGARRSIENSVFFTRLGQRLINALDQYTPDGFVYRTDMRLRPFGEAGALALSFTAMEQYYQEQGRDWERYAMIKGRILGADPQDPNVKNLQNLLRPFVYRRYIDFSVIQALREMKGKIEREVRRRGLVDNIKLGAGGIREIEFIVQVFQLIRGGREIKLQQHSLLNLLPELEKLGLLSPNEKQDLQQAYVFLRRVENLLQAIDDKQTQLLPEKELDRQRLIFAAQHYLQWNDEKQPIIVENHLTSWADFYALLQSHQHKVRSVFSQLIGEENDKPTPENSQWDDFLETDLNDEDIQLMLQQNGIKLEENAPLLQRLAQFRTELARRPIGTRGRGVLVQLMPMLLAQIFQHQAYETLLPRMLDIVDKILTRTTYLELLVENPQVLNQLIELCSQSQLIAQQVARHPILLDELLDRKALLNPTHFSEYRSELKQYLLRLPQDDEEQFIDALRQFKQSTLLRVAAADILGALPVMKVSDHLTYLAEAIIDAVVNLAWQQVSARFGVPEFLAPDEKGFLVIGYGKLGGIELGYKSDLDLVFLFDGTKTGQTVGGKKVIDSNQFYLKLAQKIISIFSMNTSAGVLYEVDIRLRPSGDAGLLGCSLSAFENYQLNEAWTWEKQALVRSRAVYGEPALRQRFELIRHKVLAAPRDLVQLKEDVKAMREKMYQHLANSNPDEFNIKTDKGGITDIEFIAQYLVLAYAPQYPSLTTWSDNVRIFESMAEIPNTENESTEKQTEENKSVKNKSAVLNFEISEQLKNAYTSLRNRIHQLNLLGLPVVVSQVEFQSERQFIEEIWRTLFD, from the coding sequence ATGGCATTTTCTGTTCCCCACCTTGAGGATACCTTGCAAGCACTGGCAGCGAGTTTAATTGAACACTTCCCCGAACGCTACAATGAAGAAATTTACACACAACTTACTGCGCAGCAAAATGATCCCACAAGCCCGATTGGCAAGCTGGCGCAAGGCATTGCAATGTCTGATTTTGTGGCAGAAACCTTAAAAAAACAACCGCACTTTTTGCACCAATGTTGGCAGCAGATCCCCACTTTAGAAAATACAGACTATTATCGCCAAGCCTTGCAGGATTTACTTGAAAGCGTTAATGATGATGCCCAACTGTATCGCCAACTGCGTCTGTTTCGCCACCGTGAAATGGCAAAACTGAGCCTGTGCCAAAGCCTAAATCTCGCCACCGTAGAAGCGGTTTTTGTGCACCTTTCTCAACTGGCAGAAGGCATTATTATCGCTACTCGCGATTGGCTTTATCAGCGCGCTTGTGCGGAAATGGGAACGCCAATGGACGCGCACGGTAACCCACAACAACTTTATATTTTAGGAATGGGAAAATTAGGCGGATTTGAACTCAATTTTTCTTCTGATATTGATCTCATTTTCACCTACCCTGCCAATGGAGAAACCCAAGGGGCAAGGCGTTCCATTGAAAATAGCGTGTTTTTCACTCGCCTTGGGCAACGCCTGATCAACGCCCTTGATCAATATACGCCAGATGGTTTTGTGTATCGCACGGATATGCGTCTGCGTCCTTTTGGTGAAGCGGGTGCATTAGCACTGAGCTTTACTGCGATGGAACAATATTACCAAGAACAAGGGCGCGATTGGGAACGCTATGCGATGATCAAAGGGAGAATTTTAGGGGCGGATCCGCAAGATCCGAATGTGAAAAACTTGCAAAATTTGCTCCGCCCTTTTGTTTATCGCCGTTATATTGACTTCAGTGTGATTCAAGCACTACGCGAAATGAAAGGTAAAATTGAGCGAGAAGTGCGCCGCCGCGGTTTAGTGGATAACATTAAACTTGGTGCAGGGGGAATTCGTGAAATTGAATTTATCGTGCAAGTTTTCCAGCTAATTCGTGGTGGTCGCGAAATCAAATTGCAGCAGCATTCTCTGCTTAATCTCTTGCCAGAATTAGAAAAATTAGGCCTGCTTAGCCCAAATGAAAAACAAGATTTGCAACAAGCCTATGTGTTTTTACGCCGTGTAGAAAACCTGTTGCAAGCCATTGATGATAAGCAAACGCAACTTTTACCAGAAAAAGAACTGGATCGCCAACGCCTGATTTTTGCGGCACAACATTACCTTCAATGGAATGATGAAAAACAACCAATCATTGTGGAAAACCACCTCACCAGCTGGGCAGATTTTTATGCGTTATTGCAATCTCACCAACACAAAGTGCGGTCGGTTTTTTCTCAATTAATTGGCGAAGAAAATGATAAGCCCACGCCAGAAAATAGCCAATGGGACGATTTTTTAGAAACGGATCTCAATGATGAAGACATTCAGCTGATGTTGCAACAAAATGGCATAAAACTGGAAGAAAATGCACCGCTCTTACAACGCCTTGCTCAGTTCCGCACCGAGCTAGCGCGCCGTCCTATTGGTACAAGGGGGCGTGGCGTATTGGTGCAATTAATGCCAATGTTGTTGGCGCAGATTTTCCAGCATCAGGCCTATGAAACCTTGCTACCACGAATGTTGGATATTGTGGACAAAATTCTCACGCGCACTACCTATTTAGAATTATTAGTGGAGAATCCACAGGTGCTAAATCAGCTTATTGAGCTGTGTTCGCAATCGCAACTGATTGCGCAACAAGTGGCGCGCCACCCGATTTTGCTTGATGAATTGTTAGATCGCAAGGCGTTGCTTAATCCTACCCATTTTAGCGAATATCGCAGCGAATTAAAGCAATATCTGCTCCGTTTACCGCAAGATGATGAAGAACAATTCATTGATGCCCTACGCCAATTTAAGCAAAGCACCTTGTTGCGCGTGGCAGCAGCGGATATTCTGGGTGCGTTACCTGTAATGAAAGTCAGCGATCATCTCACCTACTTAGCGGAAGCCATTATTGATGCGGTGGTCAATCTCGCTTGGCAGCAAGTCAGCGCGCGCTTTGGCGTGCCAGAGTTTCTTGCCCCTGATGAAAAAGGCTTTTTGGTGATTGGTTATGGCAAATTGGGCGGCATTGAGCTGGGGTATAAATCTGATTTGGATTTGGTGTTCTTATTTGACGGCACTAAAACGGGGCAAACGGTCGGCGGGAAAAAAGTGATTGATAGCAATCAGTTTTATCTCAAGCTTGCTCAAAAAATCATCAGCATTTTTAGTATGAATACCAGCGCTGGCGTGCTTTATGAGGTGGACATTCGCCTACGCCCTTCTGGCGATGCGGGCTTGCTTGGCTGTTCATTGAGTGCTTTTGAAAATTATCAGCTGAATGAAGCTTGGACGTGGGAAAAACAGGCCTTGGTGCGCAGTCGCGCGGTTTATGGCGAGCCTGCCTTGCGCCAACGCTTTGAGCTGATTCGCCACAAGGTGCTGGCTGCCCCACGGGATCTTGTGCAACTCAAAGAAGATGTGAAAGCAATGCGCGAGAAAATGTATCAACATCTTGCCAATAGCAATCCTGATGAATTTAACATTAAAACCGATAAAGGCGGCATTACAGATATTGAATTTATCGCGCAATATTTGGTGCTGGCTTACGCGCCGCAATACCCGAGCTTAACCACTTGGTCGGATAACGTGCGGATTTTTGAATCAATGGCGGAAATTCCTAATACAGAAAATGAAAGTACGGAAAAGCAAACTGAAGAAAATAAAAGCGTGAAAAATAAAAGTGCGGTGCTAAATTTTGAAATTTCTGAGCAATTAAAAAATGCCTACACCAGCCTGCGCAACCGTATTCATCAATTAAATTTACTTGGCTTGCCGGTGGTGGTTAGCCAAGTAGAATTTCAATCTGAACGCCAATTTATTGAAGAAATTTGGCGGACGTTATTTGATTAG
- the thiB gene encoding thiamine ABC transporter substrate binding subunit — MQFKKSFSLTFLTALFSTHLMAAQSPENVQVYTYDSFSADWGAGPKVKALFEQAHPQCQVNYVPFDSTGVMFNRIRLEGKKSKADIVLGLDQTMLDEARKTQLFAENNVPTEQLSLPVKWQDKVFLPYDFGAYAFVYHKEKLPNPPKSLKELVYNQQLRVIYQDPRTSGVGRGLVILMNEVYGDDVGAAWKKLASHTVTVGKGWSETYGAFLKGEADLVFSYNTSPLYHLLNDKDANYAATDFAEGQVLQIETAARMANHPNACADAFMQFLISPQAQSQISQKNVMFAVIDEKIEPHFDALKQAQQSKTTLGSGVNAEQLKQWTNTWQASLTQ, encoded by the coding sequence ATGCAATTCAAAAAATCTTTTTCTCTTACTTTTCTTACCGCACTTTTTAGCACCCACCTTATGGCGGCACAAAGCCCTGAAAATGTGCAAGTTTACACTTATGATAGTTTTAGTGCCGATTGGGGCGCAGGTCCGAAAGTGAAAGCTTTGTTTGAACAAGCTCATCCGCAATGTCAGGTAAATTATGTGCCTTTTGATAGCACAGGCGTGATGTTTAATCGCATTCGTCTTGAAGGAAAAAAGAGCAAAGCGGATATTGTTTTAGGCTTAGATCAAACGATGCTTGATGAAGCGAGAAAAACACAATTATTTGCCGAAAATAACGTGCCAACGGAACAACTTTCCTTGCCCGTGAAGTGGCAAGACAAGGTGTTCTTACCTTATGATTTTGGTGCTTATGCCTTTGTTTATCATAAAGAAAAATTACCAAATCCACCAAAAAGCCTAAAAGAGTTAGTGTATAACCAACAACTTCGCGTCATTTACCAAGATCCGCGCACCAGTGGTGTGGGGCGTGGTTTAGTGATCTTAATGAATGAAGTTTATGGTGATGATGTGGGCGCTGCGTGGAAAAAACTTGCTAGCCATACCGTTACTGTGGGCAAAGGCTGGTCGGAAACTTATGGCGCCTTTTTAAAAGGCGAAGCGGATTTAGTATTTAGCTATAACACATCACCGCTTTATCACTTATTAAATGATAAAGATGCCAATTACGCCGCCACGGATTTTGCTGAAGGGCAAGTGTTACAAATTGAAACCGCGGCACGAATGGCAAATCACCCAAATGCTTGTGCAGATGCCTTTATGCAATTTTTGATCTCACCACAGGCGCAAAGCCAAATTTCACAAAAAAATGTGATGTTTGCCGTAATTGATGAAAAAATTGAGCCTCACTTTGATGCCTTAAAACAAGCGCAGCAAAGCAAAACTACCTTGGGTAGTGGTGTCAATGCAGAACAATTAAAACAATGGACGAACACTTGGCAAGCCAGCTTAACACAATAG
- the thiP gene encoding thiamine/thiamine pyrophosphate ABC transporter permease ThiP — MAGGIGVILLLGAFYLFALSAVLNLGNDHQWTTLWQDSYVRHVIAFSFGQAFLSAFLSVLVGLFFARAFFYQDFGGKTLILKLFSLTFVLPALVAVLGLLGIYGHSGWLASLFFALEIDWKPNIYGLSGILIAHLFFNIPLASRLFLQALSSIPNQQRQLSSQLNIRGWQFIRLIELPYLRQQFLPAFTLIFMLCFTSFAIVLTLGGGPAYTTLEVAIYQAILFEFDLPKAAMLALLQCGFCVLLLALSSLFNSKDPSQLNLRHFWREKQTSAVQIWQIFCVSSVLIFLFSPLLYMVVSGLDWQAWQKVAANPQLWRALGYSLSIALCSALFAILFSMALLFLARRLAWQHHRYCANLISNMGMIVLAIPTLVVALGLFIRLQAMDFQPWHLLLIVAFCNGILAMPFVIRTLSVPMYQNMQYERLCQSLGVQGWQRWKWVEWQALNAPMRYAFALACALSLGDFTAIALFGNQDFISLPYLLYQQLGSYRMQEASVTALILLLLCGALFVLIERSQRQGKDKI; from the coding sequence ATGGCGGGGGGAATTGGTGTGATTTTGTTGTTAGGCGCATTTTATCTGTTTGCCTTAAGTGCGGTGTTAAATCTTGGCAATGATCATCAATGGACGACACTTTGGCAAGATAGCTATGTGCGCCACGTTATCGCCTTTAGTTTTGGGCAAGCTTTTTTATCGGCGTTTTTATCTGTACTGGTTGGTCTGTTTTTTGCTCGCGCGTTTTTTTACCAAGATTTCGGTGGCAAAACGCTGATTTTAAAATTATTTTCTCTCACTTTCGTGTTGCCTGCCTTGGTGGCGGTGCTAGGTTTGCTCGGGATTTACGGACATTCAGGCTGGCTGGCAAGCTTATTTTTCGCTCTTGAGATTGATTGGAAACCCAATATTTACGGCTTGAGTGGTATTTTGATCGCCCATTTATTTTTTAATATTCCTTTGGCAAGTCGCTTATTTTTGCAGGCGCTTTCAAGCATTCCCAATCAGCAACGGCAGCTCAGTTCACAACTGAATATCCGCGGTTGGCAGTTTATCCGTTTGATCGAATTACCTTATTTACGCCAACAGTTTTTGCCGGCGTTTACTTTAATTTTTATGCTGTGCTTCACCAGTTTTGCCATTGTGCTAACCCTTGGCGGCGGGCCGGCTTACACCACCTTAGAAGTGGCAATTTATCAAGCCATTTTATTTGAATTTGATTTACCGAAAGCCGCAATGCTCGCGTTATTACAATGTGGGTTTTGCGTGCTGTTGCTTGCACTCAGCAGTTTGTTTAATAGCAAAGATCCGAGCCAGCTTAATTTGCGTCATTTTTGGCGAGAAAAACAAACAAGTGCGGTGCAAATTTGGCAAATTTTTTGTGTCAGCAGTGTGCTGATTTTTCTCTTTTCCCCACTGCTTTATATGGTGGTGTCAGGCTTAGATTGGCAGGCGTGGCAAAAAGTGGCAGCCAATCCCCAGTTATGGCGTGCCTTGGGGTACTCTTTAAGTATCGCCCTATGTTCTGCGTTATTTGCGATTTTATTTTCAATGGCATTGCTTTTTTTGGCTCGCCGTTTAGCTTGGCAACATCACCGCTATTGCGCCAATTTAATTAGCAATATGGGAATGATCGTACTTGCGATCCCAACCTTGGTGGTGGCGTTGGGGTTGTTTATTCGCTTGCAAGCAATGGATTTTCAGCCGTGGCATTTATTGCTAATTGTGGCATTTTGTAATGGCATTTTGGCGATGCCTTTTGTGATCCGTACGCTTTCTGTGCCAATGTATCAAAATATGCAATATGAGCGCCTTTGCCAATCTCTCGGCGTGCAAGGCTGGCAACGCTGGAAATGGGTGGAATGGCAAGCGCTCAACGCCCCAATGCGATATGCTTTCGCCTTGGCTTGTGCGTTATCTTTGGGGGATTTCACCGCCATTGCCTTATTCGGCAATCAAGATTTTATCTCTCTGCCGTATTTGCTCTATCAGCAATTAGGCTCATATCGTATGCAAGAAGCGAGCGTTACCGCCTTGATTTTATTATTGTTATGTGGCGCGTTATTCGTGCTGATTGAGCGTTCGCAAAGGCAGGGCAAAGATAAAATCTGA
- the thiQ gene encoding thiamine ABC transporter ATP-binding protein yields MIKLDTYFHYPNQPMHFKLHIPAGQRAAIVGASGAGKSTLLNLIAGFELADKGEIWLNGQNHTFSAPHQRPVSMLFQENNLFTHLTVAQNIALGLKPSLNLSKLEKAKVAEVASAVGLGDFLERLPNALSGGQKQRVALARCLLRDKPILLLDEPFSALDPHLRQEMLHLLDKLCQQKNLTLLIVTHQPDELTGKIDRLLMVENGRISDKPLPELKI; encoded by the coding sequence ATGATTAAACTGGATACTTATTTTCATTACCCCAATCAACCAATGCACTTTAAGTTGCATATCCCCGCAGGGCAACGGGCGGCCATTGTGGGGGCGAGTGGGGCAGGCAAAAGCACCTTGCTCAACCTAATTGCAGGATTTGAATTGGCAGACAAAGGGGAAATTTGGCTTAATGGGCAAAATCACACCTTTAGCGCACCCCATCAACGCCCTGTTTCAATGTTGTTCCAAGAGAATAATTTGTTCACCCATTTGACGGTGGCGCAGAACATTGCTTTAGGGCTAAAGCCAAGCCTAAATCTTAGTAAGTTAGAAAAAGCTAAAGTGGCGGAAGTGGCAAGTGCGGTGGGATTAGGGGATTTTTTAGAACGCTTGCCCAACGCCCTTTCAGGCGGACAAAAACAACGTGTCGCCTTGGCGCGTTGCCTGTTGCGTGATAAACCCATTTTATTGCTTGATGAACCCTTTTCCGCCCTTGATCCCCATTTACGCCAAGAAATGCTGCATTTATTAGATAAGTTATGCCAGCAGAAAAACTTAACCTTGCTTATTGTGACGCATCAACCTGATGAATTGACAGGAAAAATTGATCGCCTTTTGATGGTTGAAAATGGTAGGATTAGTGATAAACCATTACCGGAATTAAAAATTTAA
- the bioB gene encoding biotin synthase BioB produces MTTTNIQIPSLTPHPTLEYWSVCKVEALFETPFLDLVYRAAQVHRENFNPRAIQLSTLMSIKTGGCPEDCGYCPQSARYHTGVQNQQLLDIEEIVEKAKVAKSRGASRFCMGAAWRGPKPKDIEKITTIIKAVKALGLETCGTFGLLQDGMAEDLKEAGLDYYNHNIDTAPEHYEKIIGTRQFDDRINTLGKVRKAGLKVCCGGIVGMDETRKERAAFIASLANLDPQPESVPINQLVKVEGTPLAEAAELDWTEFVRTIAVARIVMPKSYVRLSAGRQGMSEEMQAMCFMAGANSIFYGDKLLVTENPEEDGDQLLMAKLDLEPETEENRGLKEEPSLFKEVM; encoded by the coding sequence ATGACAACCACAAACATTCAAATTCCCTCTTTAACACCGCACCCAACCTTAGAATACTGGTCTGTGTGTAAAGTGGAAGCTTTATTTGAAACGCCTTTTTTAGATCTTGTATACCGTGCCGCACAGGTTCATCGTGAGAATTTCAATCCACGCGCGATCCAGCTTTCCACCTTAATGTCAATTAAAACCGGTGGCTGCCCGGAAGATTGCGGTTATTGTCCGCAGTCTGCACGTTATCACACGGGCGTACAAAATCAGCAATTGCTTGATATTGAAGAAATTGTGGAAAAAGCCAAAGTGGCGAAATCTCGTGGTGCGAGCCGTTTTTGTATGGGGGCGGCGTGGCGTGGGCCAAAGCCAAAAGACATTGAAAAAATCACTACCATTATCAAAGCGGTGAAAGCGCTTGGCTTAGAAACCTGTGGCACATTTGGCTTATTGCAAGACGGAATGGCAGAAGATCTGAAAGAAGCAGGGCTAGATTATTACAATCATAATATCGACACAGCGCCAGAACATTACGAAAAAATCATCGGCACACGCCAATTTGATGATCGGATTAACACCCTTGGCAAAGTGCGTAAAGCCGGCTTAAAAGTCTGCTGTGGTGGGATTGTTGGAATGGACGAAACCCGCAAAGAACGCGCTGCCTTTATTGCTAGCCTTGCCAACCTTGATCCACAACCAGAATCTGTGCCAATCAACCAATTAGTGAAAGTGGAAGGCACGCCATTGGCAGAAGCGGCAGAATTAGATTGGACAGAATTTGTTCGCACCATCGCTGTTGCGCGTATCGTAATGCCAAAAAGCTATGTGCGTTTATCTGCAGGCCGTCAAGGAATGTCGGAAGAAATGCAAGCAATGTGCTTTATGGCGGGCGCAAACTCCATTTTCTACGGCGATAAATTACTGGTTACCGAAAACCCAGAAGAAGACGGCGATCAACTACTTATGGCAAAACTCGATCTTGAGCCAGAAACGGAAGAAAATCGCGGGTTAAAAGAAGAACCCTCCTTGTTTAAAGAAGTGATGTAA
- a CDS encoding Crp/Fnr family transcriptional regulator has product MLEQMNLKNCQYNHLVALEKGTQIYRQGDTAQSFYFVKNGLIGLYHTLENGKESLVRIYKAEDYFGFRTLFGDKKYHCTAKVLMEAEIIKITPQDVDLFFLDNPETIRLLFQILSNELRDAEDRLAKSAYLKSLDRVIDSIYFLKENFPEYRWTHREIGEYAGCETETAIRISRDLRKKELL; this is encoded by the coding sequence ATGCTTGAACAGATGAATTTAAAAAATTGTCAATATAATCATTTAGTTGCCCTTGAGAAAGGCACACAAATCTATCGCCAAGGGGATACCGCACAGTCTTTTTATTTTGTCAAAAATGGGCTAATCGGGTTGTATCATACCCTTGAAAATGGTAAAGAAAGCTTGGTCAGAATTTATAAAGCGGAGGATTATTTTGGTTTTCGCACGCTTTTTGGCGATAAAAAATATCACTGCACTGCGAAAGTGCTAATGGAAGCTGAAATAATCAAAATCACGCCGCAAGATGTTGATTTATTCTTTTTAGATAATCCTGAAACCATTCGTTTATTATTCCAAATTTTATCCAATGAATTACGAGATGCGGAAGATCGCCTTGCCAAAAGTGCTTATTTAAAAAGCCTTGATCGTGTGATTGATAGCATTTATTTCTTAAAAGAGAACTTCCCTGAATACCGCTGGACACACCGTGAAATTGGTGAATACGCTGGCTGCGAAACAGAAACCGCTATTCGTATTAGTCGGGATTTGCGTAAGAAGGAGTTGTTATAA
- a CDS encoding sulfite exporter TauE/SafE family protein produces MTFSLIIILILCGILTNLMSAIFGIGGGVLMVPILHTLFPHMPIQMISATSLTIVMGSALINLFYFHRLSIKIDKTKLLLWSLSMIVGVQLGFHLSFEVSDNVIIGVFVITLTVLALKTFLHQRNEKKQQTQKNDSLRGSLFCFFGGGIAGITGIGGGSIMSPLISQLPSVNIKSVAVYTNYMMVIGGIGNLYGYLAKTPEVVIPHSLQVGYVSFSIVLIVVLSSFFMSFASMKIRGIIKEDTARKLLGMILLFIACYMLILRVIQG; encoded by the coding sequence ATGACATTTTCTTTGATCATTATTCTTATTTTATGCGGTATATTGACTAACCTGATGTCAGCCATTTTTGGTATTGGTGGTGGGGTGTTGATGGTGCCGATTTTGCACACGCTTTTTCCCCATATGCCAATCCAAATGATTTCCGCCACATCACTGACTATCGTGATGGGATCAGCGTTAATCAATTTATTTTACTTTCATAGACTTAGCATTAAGATTGATAAGACCAAATTGCTGCTTTGGTCGTTAAGTATGATCGTTGGCGTGCAGCTTGGCTTTCATCTCAGTTTTGAAGTTTCCGACAACGTGATTATTGGGGTGTTTGTGATTACGCTAACGGTGCTGGCATTGAAGACGTTTTTACATCAGCGCAATGAGAAAAAGCAACAAACACAGAAAAATGATAGTCTGCGTGGTAGTCTTTTCTGCTTTTTTGGTGGAGGAATCGCTGGAATTACTGGGATCGGCGGCGGTTCGATTATGTCGCCATTAATTAGCCAGTTGCCGAGTGTAAATATTAAAAGTGTAGCGGTTTACACCAACTATATGATGGTGATTGGGGGCATTGGCAATCTGTATGGCTATTTAGCCAAAACGCCCGAAGTGGTGATTCCCCATTCCTTGCAAGTTGGCTATGTGAGCTTCTCTATTGTGTTGATTGTAGTGCTAAGTTCTTTTTTTATGAGTTTTGCCAGTATGAAAATTCGTGGCATTATCAAAGAAGACACGGCGCGCAAATTGCTCGGTATGATCTTACTTTTTATTGCCTGCTATATGCTAATATTGCGCGTAATACAAGGATAA